In a single window of the Gadus macrocephalus chromosome 6, ASM3116895v1 genome:
- the LOC132458747 gene encoding serum amyloid P-component-like produces the protein MKRLLTVVLLTVCAAAPEDLIGKMFTFPQETKTDHVKLITPREEFKAITLCLRSFTNLSRNHGLFSLATPAFSNAFLIFKESASDQIEINIRNKGISFFGEEYKLNTWQSVCTSWDGANGLVQIWIDGKPSARRYCSHGTITGHALIMLGQEQDSYGGGFDPQQSFVGMTTDVHMWDFVLSPCEIQRFVGDLNFSPGNVINWRALEYQIVGKIIVENIQGACSCLIKNKVYNMFGQSCQA, from the exons ATGAAGCGTCTACTCACAGTGGTGCTGCTGACCGTGTGTGCTGCAGCACCTGAAG ATCTCATCGGCAAAATGTTCACCTTTCCTCAGGAGACTAAAACGGACCATGTAAAGCTGATCACACCAAGAGAAGAATTCAAAGCCATTACTCTCTGTCTCAG GTCCTTCACAAACCTCAGCAGAAACCACGGCCTGTTCTCTCTGGCAACTCCCGCCTTTTCCAATGCCTTCCTGATCTTTAAGGAGAGTGCCTCAGATCAGATAGAGATTAACATCAGGAATAAAGGCATAAGCTTCTTCGGAGAGGAATACAAGCTGAACACCTGGCAGTCTGTCTGTACGTCCTGGGATGGAGCTAATGGCCTGGTACAGATTTGGATCGATGGAAAGCCTAGTGCCAGAAGATACTGTTCTCATGGAACCATAACGGGACACGCTTTGATCATGTTAGGACAG GAGCAGGATTCCTATGGCGGCGGATTTGACCCTCAGCAGTCCTTCGTCGGCATGACAACGGACGTCCATATGTGGGACTTtgtcctctctccctgtgaGATCCAGCGCTTCGTGGGTGACCTTAACTTCTCCCCAGGCAATGTGATTAACTGGAGAGCCCTTGAGTACCAGATTGTAGGGAAAATTATTGTGGAAAACATACAGGGCGCGTGTTCATGTCTAATTAAAAATAAGGTGTATAATATGTTTGGTCAGTCCTGTCAGGCTTGA